One window of the Populus nigra chromosome 4, ddPopNigr1.1, whole genome shotgun sequence genome contains the following:
- the LOC133692332 gene encoding butanoate--CoA ligase AAE1-like isoform X1, which translates to MEGMVKCSANYVPLTPISFLERSAIVYRDRISVIDGDVKYTWKETHERCIRLASALAHLGISPGDVVAALAPNIPAMYELHFGAPMAGAVLCTLNVRHDSSMVSVLLKHSEAKVIFVDYQFLSIAQGALEILRETKTKLPLLVLISECGQPAAISSPGILEYESLLATGKLDFEVRWPKDEWDPISLNYTSGTTSSPKGVIYSHRGAYLNSFAAVLLNEMSSMPVYLWCVPMFHCNGWCLTWAVAAQGGTNVCQRNVTAKDIFENIAQHKVTHLGGAPTVLNMIINASARDRKPLPGKVSVMTGGAPPPSHVLYKMEELGFHVTHAYGLTETYGPGTVCTWKPEWASLPRESQAKIKARQGVQHLGLEELDIKDPVTMKSVQADAKTMGEVMFRGNTVMNGYLKNLKATKDAFNGGWFRSGDLGVKHPDGYIELKDRSKDIIISGGENISSIEVESVLFSHPAVLEAAIVGRPDDYWGETPCAFVKLKDGCNANSEELIKFCRDHLPHYMAPRTVVFQELPKTSTGKVQKFVLKEKAKAMGSISKGNTSRL; encoded by the exons ATGGAGGGCATGGTCAAATGCTCAGCTAACTACGTTCCTTTGACTCCAATCAGCTTTCTCGAACGCTCAGCGATTGTTTACAGAGACAGAATCTCTGTTATCGATGGTGATGTTAAGTACACCTGGAAGGAGACTCATGAGAGGTGCATCAGACTCGCTTCTGCTCTTGCCCATCTCGGGATTTCCCCTGGTGATGTG GTTGCTGCGTTGGCCCCAAATATACCAGCAATGTATGAGCTACATTTTGGTGCTCCAATGGCCGGGGCAGTTTTGTGTACTCTTAATGTCCGCCATGATTCTTCAATGGTTTCTGTCTTGCTGAAACATTCGGAGGCTAAAGTTATTTTTGTAGACTACCAATTTCTCTCAATTGCTCAAGGAGCACTTGAGATTCTCCGGGAGACAAAAACCAAGCTGCCGCTTCTTGTCTTAATCTCTGAGTGTGGTCAGCCGGCTGCCATTTCCTCTCCTGGAATCTTGGAATATGAGAGTCTCTTGGCAACCGGAAAATTGGACTTTGAAGTTAGATGGCCGAAAGACGAATGGGATCCCATTTCGCTTAATTATACTTCAGGCACTACATCAAGTCCAAAAGGTGTTATTTATAGCCATAGAGGAGCTTATCTTAATTCTTTCGCTGCTGTTCTTCTAAATGAGATGAGCTCAATGCCTGTATATCTATGGTGTGTCCCCATGTTTCATTGCAATGGATGGTGTCTTACTTGGGCAGTGGCTGCACAAGGTGGTACTAATGTTTGTCAGAGAAATGTCACTGCGAaagatatatttgaaaatattgctCAGCACAAGGTTACTCACCTGGGTGGTGCACCGACAGTTTTGAACATGATAATAAATGCATCAGCTAGAGATAGAAAGCCTCTTCCAGGAAAAGTGTCAGTCATGACAGGAGGTGCGCCCCCACCATCTCATGTGCTGTACAAGATGGAAGAATTAGGATTTCACGTGACTCACGCATATGGTTTGACAGAAACTTACGGTCCTGGTACAGTTTGCACATGGAAACCTGAATGGGCATCCTTACCTCGAGAAAGTCAAGCAAAGATCAAGGCTCGTCAAGGGGTGCAACATCTTGGGTTGGAGGAACTTGATATAAAAGATCCCGTTACCATGAAGAGTGTACAGGCAGATGCAAAAACCATGGGCGAGGTTATGTTTAGAGGCAATACTGTGATGAATGgatatctaaaaaatttaaaagcaacAAAAGATGCATTCAATGGTGGATGGTTTAGGAGTGGGGACTTAGGGGTGAAACATCCTGATGGTTACATAGAGCTAAAGGACCGATCGAAAGACATTATAATTTCAGGGGGTGAAAATATCAGCTCGATTGAGGTAGAGTCTGTACTCTTTAGTCATCCTGCAGTTCTGGAAGCAGCTATAGTAGGACGACCTGATGATTACTGGGGAGAAACACCTTGTGCATTTGTGAAGTTGAAGGATGGCTGCAATGCGAATTCTGAAGAACTTATCAAGTTTTGTAGAGATCACTTGCCCCATTACATGGCACCTCGAACTGTTGTGTTTCAGGAATTGCCAAAGACTTCAACTGGGAAGGTACAAAAATTTGTCTTGAAGGAGAAGGCCAAGGCCATGGGAAGCATTTCAAAGGGAAACACTAGTAGACTGTAA
- the LOC133692332 gene encoding butanoate--CoA ligase AAE1-like isoform X2 — protein MYELHFGAPMAGAVLCTLNVRHDSSMVSVLLKHSEAKVIFVDYQFLSIAQGALEILRETKTKLPLLVLISECGQPAAISSPGILEYESLLATGKLDFEVRWPKDEWDPISLNYTSGTTSSPKGVIYSHRGAYLNSFAAVLLNEMSSMPVYLWCVPMFHCNGWCLTWAVAAQGGTNVCQRNVTAKDIFENIAQHKVTHLGGAPTVLNMIINASARDRKPLPGKVSVMTGGAPPPSHVLYKMEELGFHVTHAYGLTETYGPGTVCTWKPEWASLPRESQAKIKARQGVQHLGLEELDIKDPVTMKSVQADAKTMGEVMFRGNTVMNGYLKNLKATKDAFNGGWFRSGDLGVKHPDGYIELKDRSKDIIISGGENISSIEVESVLFSHPAVLEAAIVGRPDDYWGETPCAFVKLKDGCNANSEELIKFCRDHLPHYMAPRTVVFQELPKTSTGKVQKFVLKEKAKAMGSISKGNTSRL, from the coding sequence ATGTATGAGCTACATTTTGGTGCTCCAATGGCCGGGGCAGTTTTGTGTACTCTTAATGTCCGCCATGATTCTTCAATGGTTTCTGTCTTGCTGAAACATTCGGAGGCTAAAGTTATTTTTGTAGACTACCAATTTCTCTCAATTGCTCAAGGAGCACTTGAGATTCTCCGGGAGACAAAAACCAAGCTGCCGCTTCTTGTCTTAATCTCTGAGTGTGGTCAGCCGGCTGCCATTTCCTCTCCTGGAATCTTGGAATATGAGAGTCTCTTGGCAACCGGAAAATTGGACTTTGAAGTTAGATGGCCGAAAGACGAATGGGATCCCATTTCGCTTAATTATACTTCAGGCACTACATCAAGTCCAAAAGGTGTTATTTATAGCCATAGAGGAGCTTATCTTAATTCTTTCGCTGCTGTTCTTCTAAATGAGATGAGCTCAATGCCTGTATATCTATGGTGTGTCCCCATGTTTCATTGCAATGGATGGTGTCTTACTTGGGCAGTGGCTGCACAAGGTGGTACTAATGTTTGTCAGAGAAATGTCACTGCGAaagatatatttgaaaatattgctCAGCACAAGGTTACTCACCTGGGTGGTGCACCGACAGTTTTGAACATGATAATAAATGCATCAGCTAGAGATAGAAAGCCTCTTCCAGGAAAAGTGTCAGTCATGACAGGAGGTGCGCCCCCACCATCTCATGTGCTGTACAAGATGGAAGAATTAGGATTTCACGTGACTCACGCATATGGTTTGACAGAAACTTACGGTCCTGGTACAGTTTGCACATGGAAACCTGAATGGGCATCCTTACCTCGAGAAAGTCAAGCAAAGATCAAGGCTCGTCAAGGGGTGCAACATCTTGGGTTGGAGGAACTTGATATAAAAGATCCCGTTACCATGAAGAGTGTACAGGCAGATGCAAAAACCATGGGCGAGGTTATGTTTAGAGGCAATACTGTGATGAATGgatatctaaaaaatttaaaagcaacAAAAGATGCATTCAATGGTGGATGGTTTAGGAGTGGGGACTTAGGGGTGAAACATCCTGATGGTTACATAGAGCTAAAGGACCGATCGAAAGACATTATAATTTCAGGGGGTGAAAATATCAGCTCGATTGAGGTAGAGTCTGTACTCTTTAGTCATCCTGCAGTTCTGGAAGCAGCTATAGTAGGACGACCTGATGATTACTGGGGAGAAACACCTTGTGCATTTGTGAAGTTGAAGGATGGCTGCAATGCGAATTCTGAAGAACTTATCAAGTTTTGTAGAGATCACTTGCCCCATTACATGGCACCTCGAACTGTTGTGTTTCAGGAATTGCCAAAGACTTCAACTGGGAAGGTACAAAAATTTGTCTTGAAGGAGAAGGCCAAGGCCATGGGAAGCATTTCAAAGGGAAACACTAGTAGACTGTAA
- the LOC133692758 gene encoding stemmadenine O-acetyltransferase-like — protein sequence MGFNPRRKKWLLAELLAPPCHDDDKYLCCHNFLRFLKQLERKLKPVQMEVQIISKQNVRPSSPTPPHLRNFKLSLLDQLIPVPYAPLLLYYPLHDNSGASNLDVPKRLGVLKKSLSETLTHFYPLAGKIKDELSIDCNDEGAYYVEAQVNCHLSEFLRQPDLLLAHRFFPCELLPKAVTHVANFQVNVFECGGIAIGICISHLILDGAALSTFLKAWSATAKGSKEAIINPEFIPSSLFPANDLWLRDSAVVMFGSLFKKGKGVTKRFVFDASSISSLRAQAASLGVKCPTRVEVVSSFLWKCIMTASEEWRGSQRPSLLTHLVNLRRKMEPKLGENSMGNFLWLAAAKCMNKSRVELNDLVGEVRKAISKIDADFVEQIKGDKGNSLAEQTLKKIGEFGSKDGVDYLGFSSWCRFGFYDADFGWGKPVWISSFAVSGSLTMNLIILADTRCDGIEAFVTLDEKDMTILEGNPELLKFASLNPSPLDIDKSVQCT from the exons ATGGGCTTTAATCCAAGAAGGAAAAAGTGGCTTCTAGCTGAGCTATTGGCTCCTCCTTGTCATGATGATGACAAATACCTATGTTGCCACAA CTTTCTTAGATTTCTCAAACAACTTGAAAGGAAGCTAAAACCAGTGCAAATGGAAGTGCAAATCATTTCCAAACAAAATGTAAGACCATCTTCTCCAACACCTCCACACCTGAGAAATTTCAAGCTGTCCCTTTTGGACCAGCTTATTCCAGTTCCATACGCACCGCTTCTCCTGTACTATCCGCTGCATGACAATTCTGGTGCTAGCAATCTTGATGTCCCCAAAAGACTAGGAGTGCTTAAAAAATCTCTATCAGAGACCTTGACTCACTTTTACCCACTTGCTGGAAAGATCAAAGATGAGCTTTCCATTGATTGCAATGATGAAGGAGCCTATTATGTGGAAGCACAAGTCAACTGCCATCTCAGTGAATTCCTTAGGCAGCCTGACCTCCTGTTAGCACATCGATTCTTTCCATGTGAACTCCTTCCGAAAGCAGTCACACATGTTGCTAATTTTCAagtaaatgtttttgaatgtgGTGGTATTGCTATTGGCATATGCATATCTCACCTTATCCTAGATGGTGCTGCTTTGAGCACCTTTCTCAAGGCATGGTCTGCCACAGCCAAAGGCAGCAAGGAAGCAATTATAAACCCCGAGTTCATTCCCAGTTCTCTCTTCCCTGCAAATGATTTGTGGCTTAGAGACTCAGCAGTTGTTATGTTTGGTTCCTTGTTCAAAAAGGGCAAGGGCGTTACTAAGAGATTTGTGTTTGATGCCTCATCAATTTCCAGCCTCAGAGCCCAAGCAGCCAGCTTAGGAGTGAAATGCCCCACTCGCGTCGAGGTGGTCTCATCTTTCCTGTGGAAGTGCATCATGACAGCCTCAGAAGAATGGCGAGGATCCCAAAGGCCTTCTTTACTAACCCACTTGGTGAATCTGCGAAGAAAAATGGAACCAAAGTTGGGAGAGAATTCCATGGGAAATTTCCTGTGGTTAGCAGCTGCAAAATGCATGAACAAGTCCAGGGTCGAATTAAACGACTTGGTTGGTGAGGTGAGGAAAGCAATATCAAAAATTGATGCTGACTTTGTTGAGCAGATAAAAGGTGATAAAGGCAATTCTCTGGCGGAGCAAACACTCAAAAAAATAGGTGAATTTGGCTCCAAGGATGGAGTAGACTACCTTGGTTTTTCTAGTTGGTGTAGATTTGGCTTCTATGATGCTGATTTTGGATGGGGCAAGCCTGTTTGGATTAGCAGTTTCGCTGTGTCAGGTTCGCTTACCATGAACCTTATCATTTTGGCTGACACAAGGTGTGATGGCATAGAAGCTTTCGTGACCTTGGATGAAAAAGACATGACTATTTTAGAAGGCAATCCAGAGCTCCTCAAATTTGCATCTTTGAACCCAAGTCCTTTGGACATCGATAAATCAGTGCAGTGTACATGA
- the LOC133691846 gene encoding uncharacterized protein LOC133691846 isoform X1, producing the protein MASLLPLLFFFFFASPSLVNAKSNSTITSINRDLYHSSSADLLEQIKALVHRHPDKLTAETIKTGNKGYKAEITVVTYCRSRKETDDRSKFRILLSFGQHGRELITTELAFRILSVLSEEQFLPDVDAASLNNTLDKLIVKVVPMENLNGRKLVEEGDLCERRNGRGVDLNRNWSVDWGKKEKDYDPYEENPGTGPFSEPETQIMRKLALTFDPHIWVNVHSGMEALFMPYDHRNTTPDGVLSERMRSLLSKLNNVHCHKHCMIGSGGGSVGYLAHGTATDFMYDIVKVPMAFTFEIYGDTAASSKDCFKMFNPVDLTTFNRVLNDWSSAFFTIFKLGPRQLDGNHSKAMASGADKFVSIDEYLDGYLMERRNRYGKKLEVLDVGMQEIRTYFRLFLLSSVLLLFMFCSRIAKGKSSRPIVSALSI; encoded by the exons ATGGCTTCTCTCCTCCCtctcctctttttcttctttttcgcTTCTCCTTCACTTGTCAATGCTAAATCTAATTCCACTATCACTTCCATAAATCGCGATCTCTACCATTCCAG caGTGCTGATTTGTTAGAGCAAATAAAGGCATTGGTACACCGTCACCCAGATAAACTTACC gCGGAGACGATTAAAACAGGAAACAAGGGTTATAAAGCAGAGATCACTGTAGTTACTTATTGCAGAAGTAGGAAAGAGACTGATGACAGGTCAAAGTTTCGGATTCTTCTT AGTTTCGGGCAACATGGGAGGGAGCTAATTACAACAGAACTTGCGTTTCGGATCTTGTCGGTTTTAAGCGAGGAACAGTTTCTACCTGATGTAGATGCTGCTTCTTTAAACAATACCCTAGACAAGCTCATCGTAAAG GTGGTGCCAATGGAAAACTTGAATGGACGGAAACTTGTTGAGGAAGGAGATCTTTGTGAGAGAAGAAATG GTAGAGGAGTTGATCTCAACCGGAATTGGAGCGTTGATTGGGGAAAAAAGGAGAAG GACTATGATCCATATGAAGAAAATCCTGGAACTGGTCCTTTTAGTGAGCCTGAAACTCAAATAATGCGGAAACTCGCCTTAACGTTCGATCCTCACATATGGGTTAATGTGCATTCGGGAATGGAG GCATTATTTATGCCTTATGACCACAGGAATACAACCCCTGATGGTGTGCTATCAGAACGTATGAGGTCATTGCTTAGTAAACTGAACAATGTTCATTGCCACAAACATTGTATGATTGGCTCAGGAGGAGGTTCTGTTGG GTATCTTGCACATGGGACAGCAACAGATTTCATGTACGACATTGTAAAAGTGCCTATGGCTTTCACCTTCGAG ATATACGGAGATACCGCAGCTTCTTCAAAGGACTGCTTTAAAATGTTCAATCCTGTTGATCTTACTACCTTCAAT AGAGTTCTCAATGACTGGTCTTCTGcttttttcacaattttcaaGTTGGGACCGCGCCAACTAGATGGAAACCATTCGAAGGCCATGGCATCTGGTGCGGACAAGTTTGTATCCATTGATGAATATCTTGATGGGTACTTAATGGAAAGGAGAAATAGATATGGTAAAAAGTTGGAAGTGCTAGATGTTGGAATGCAGGAGATAAGAACGTATTTTAGGCTCTTCTTATTATCCTCAGTTTTGTTATTGTTCATGTTCTGTTCTAGAATTGCAAAGGGCAAGTCAAGTAGACCTATTGTCTCAGCCTTATCCATCTGA
- the LOC133691846 gene encoding uncharacterized protein LOC133691846 isoform X2, whose amino-acid sequence MASLLPLLFFFFFASPSLVNAKSNSTITSINRDLYHSSADLLEQIKALVHRHPDKLTAETIKTGNKGYKAEITVVTYCRSRKETDDRSKFRILLSFGQHGRELITTELAFRILSVLSEEQFLPDVDAASLNNTLDKLIVKVVPMENLNGRKLVEEGDLCERRNGRGVDLNRNWSVDWGKKEKDYDPYEENPGTGPFSEPETQIMRKLALTFDPHIWVNVHSGMEALFMPYDHRNTTPDGVLSERMRSLLSKLNNVHCHKHCMIGSGGGSVGYLAHGTATDFMYDIVKVPMAFTFEIYGDTAASSKDCFKMFNPVDLTTFNRVLNDWSSAFFTIFKLGPRQLDGNHSKAMASGADKFVSIDEYLDGYLMERRNRYGKKLEVLDVGMQEIRTYFRLFLLSSVLLLFMFCSRIAKGKSSRPIVSALSI is encoded by the exons ATGGCTTCTCTCCTCCCtctcctctttttcttctttttcgcTTCTCCTTCACTTGTCAATGCTAAATCTAATTCCACTATCACTTCCATAAATCGCGATCTCTACCATTCCAG TGCTGATTTGTTAGAGCAAATAAAGGCATTGGTACACCGTCACCCAGATAAACTTACC gCGGAGACGATTAAAACAGGAAACAAGGGTTATAAAGCAGAGATCACTGTAGTTACTTATTGCAGAAGTAGGAAAGAGACTGATGACAGGTCAAAGTTTCGGATTCTTCTT AGTTTCGGGCAACATGGGAGGGAGCTAATTACAACAGAACTTGCGTTTCGGATCTTGTCGGTTTTAAGCGAGGAACAGTTTCTACCTGATGTAGATGCTGCTTCTTTAAACAATACCCTAGACAAGCTCATCGTAAAG GTGGTGCCAATGGAAAACTTGAATGGACGGAAACTTGTTGAGGAAGGAGATCTTTGTGAGAGAAGAAATG GTAGAGGAGTTGATCTCAACCGGAATTGGAGCGTTGATTGGGGAAAAAAGGAGAAG GACTATGATCCATATGAAGAAAATCCTGGAACTGGTCCTTTTAGTGAGCCTGAAACTCAAATAATGCGGAAACTCGCCTTAACGTTCGATCCTCACATATGGGTTAATGTGCATTCGGGAATGGAG GCATTATTTATGCCTTATGACCACAGGAATACAACCCCTGATGGTGTGCTATCAGAACGTATGAGGTCATTGCTTAGTAAACTGAACAATGTTCATTGCCACAAACATTGTATGATTGGCTCAGGAGGAGGTTCTGTTGG GTATCTTGCACATGGGACAGCAACAGATTTCATGTACGACATTGTAAAAGTGCCTATGGCTTTCACCTTCGAG ATATACGGAGATACCGCAGCTTCTTCAAAGGACTGCTTTAAAATGTTCAATCCTGTTGATCTTACTACCTTCAAT AGAGTTCTCAATGACTGGTCTTCTGcttttttcacaattttcaaGTTGGGACCGCGCCAACTAGATGGAAACCATTCGAAGGCCATGGCATCTGGTGCGGACAAGTTTGTATCCATTGATGAATATCTTGATGGGTACTTAATGGAAAGGAGAAATAGATATGGTAAAAAGTTGGAAGTGCTAGATGTTGGAATGCAGGAGATAAGAACGTATTTTAGGCTCTTCTTATTATCCTCAGTTTTGTTATTGTTCATGTTCTGTTCTAGAATTGCAAAGGGCAAGTCAAGTAGACCTATTGTCTCAGCCTTATCCATCTGA
- the LOC133691845 gene encoding pentatricopeptide repeat-containing protein At5g42310, chloroplastic-like: MLLFPQPLPNRFSSISITSPIFHHHHILQPQLSATPTTTALTATNLTDSSLPYSKRHHETSQNDIEDYYNDDDDDILPLQSLRYDFTPLINYLSNKISTSTDSDSDSASPTSLDSTEFQLTESYRVVPGPLWHSLLKSLCSSSSSIPLAYAVVSWLQKHNLCFSYELLYSILIHALGQSEKLYEAFLLSQKQNLTPLTYNALISACARNNDIEKALNLICRMRKDGYPSDLVNYSLIIRSLMKNNRADSSILQKIYREIDRDKLEVDVQLWNDIIVGFAKAGDLDKALEFLGVVQGSGLSVKTATLVTVIWGLGNCGRTEEAEAIFEEMRDNGLQPRTRAYNALLRGYVKAGLLRDAEFVVSEMERSGVLPNEQTYSLLIDAYGNAERWESARIVLKEMEASNVQPNAYFFSRILASYRDKGEWQKTFQVLREMEDSGVRPDRIFYNVLIDTFGKFNCLDHAMATFDRMLSEGIEPDTITWNTLIDCHCKAGKHDRAEELFEEMMEKGYLPCNTTFNIMINSFGDQERWGDVKNLLTNMRSQGLLPNAVTYTTLIDIYGKSGRFDDAIECVDDMKAAGLKPSSTMYNALLNAYAQRGLSDQAVSAFWAMRDDGLKPSLLALNSLINAFGKDRRDVEAFVVLQYMKENDLKPDVVTYTTLMKALILVEKFDKVPSVYEEMILSGCTPDRKARAMLRSALKYMKQTLE; this comes from the exons ATGCTTCTGTTCCCGCAACCTCTCCCAAAtcgtttttcttcaatttccatAACTTCTCCAatcttccaccaccaccacatcCTCCAACCACAACTCTCCGCCACTCCCACCACCACTGCCCTCACCGCCACAAATCTCACCGACTCCTCCCTCCCTTACTCAAAACGACATCACGAAACTTCACAAAATGACATCGAAGACTACTacaacgacgacgacgacgacatTCTCCCTCTCCAAAGCCTCCGTTACGACTTCACTCCACTCATCAACTACCTCTCCAACAAAATTTCCACTTCCACCGACTCGGACTCCGACTCAGCCTCTCCTACATCATTAGACTCCACCGAGTTCCAACTCACCGAGTCATACCGTGTAGTCCCTGGTCCACTCTGGCACTCCCTATTAAAATCTCTCTGTAGTTCCTCTTCCTCTATTCCTCTCGCTTACGCTGTCGTTTCTTGGCTTCAAAAGCATAACCTCTGTTTCTCTTACGAGCTGCTCTACTCTATTTTGATCCACGCACTTGGTCAGTCAGAGAAACTATACGAGGCCTTTTTGCTCTCTCAAAAGCAAAATTTGACTCCATTAACTTATAATGCCTTGATTAGCGCGTGTGCACGGaataatgatattgaaaaagCGCTTAATTTGATATGTAGAATGAGGAAGGACGGCTATCCTTCGGATTTGGTTAATTATAGTTTAATAATTAGGTCATTAATGAAGAATAACAGAGCAGATTCTTCAATTTTGCAAAAGATTTACAGGGAAATTGATCGTGATAAGCTTGAAGTTGATGTGCAGTTATGGAATGATATTATTGTTGGGTTTGCGAAAGCTGGGGATTTAGATAAAGCGTTGGAGTTTTTGGGTGTGGTGCAAGGAAGTGGATTGAGTGTGAAAACTGCCACGCTTGTGACAGTGATTTGGGGTTTGGGGAATTGTGGTAGGACAGAGGAAGCGGAGGCAATTTTTGAAGAAATGAGAGACAATGGATTGCAACCGAGGACCAGGGCGTATAATGCACTTCTTAGAGGGTATGTGAAAGCGGGTTTGTTGAGAGACGCAGAGTTTGTTGTTTCGGAGATGGAGAGGAGTGGTGTTTTGCCAAATGAACAGACTTATAGTTTGTTGATTGATGCGTATGGGAATGCGGAGAGATGGGAGAGTGCGAGGATTGTGTTGAAGGAAATGGAAGCAAGTAATGTGCAGCctaatgcatatttttttagtcgGATTTTGGCGAGTTATCGGGATAAAGGAGAGTGGCAGAAAACTTTTCAGGTTTTAAGGGAAATGGAGGACAGTGGGGTGCGTCCTGATAggatattttataatgttttgattGATACTTTTGGCAAGTTCAATTGTCTTGATCATGCCATGGCTACCTTTGATAGGATGTTATCGGAAGGGATAGAGCCTGACACAATTACTTGGAATACACTTATAGACTGTCATTGTAAGGCAGGGAAGCATGATAGAGCGGAGGAGTTGTTTGAGGAAATGATGGAAAAAGGCTACTTGCCTTGTAATACTACATTTAACATTATGATTAATTCATTTGGGGACCAGGAGAGATGGGGCGATGTGAAGAATTTGTTGACAAATATGCGGAGTCAGGGTTTATTGCCTAATGCCGTGACATATACTACCCTTATTGATATTTACGGGAAATCAGGTAGGTTTGATGATGCAATTGAGTGCGTGGATGATATGAAGGCTGCAGGACTGAAACCATCCTCTACTATGTACAATGCTTTGCTAAATGCCTATGCACAGAGG GGTTTGTCTGATCAAGCTGTAAGTGCATTTTGGGCAATGAGGGATGATGGCCTAAAGCCTAGTCTCTTAGCTCTCAATTCGTTGATTAATGCATTTGGAAAGGATAGGAGGGATGTTGAAGCTTTCGTAGTGCTGCAGTACATGAAGGAAAAT GATTTGAAGCCAGATGTGGTTACTTATACAACACTTATGAAAGCTCTGATTCTTGTTGAGAAGTTTGATAAG GTGCCATCTGTGTATGAAGAAATGATTTTGTCTGGGTGCACCCCAGATAGGAAAGCCAGAGCAATGTTACGCTCTGCTCTGAAATACATGAAGCAAACACTGGAATAG
- the LOC133690905 gene encoding uncharacterized protein LOC133690905 has product MVSLTVTGSFVSKLSSSSNSSTVLVSTRSRLCSSVCFPGNKGSYCSERRFGFRVKAYDSSKNDSSSNNNNSGDAKPPNGTMPKTRREILLEYVKNVQPEFMELFVKRAPQQVVDAMRQTVANMIGTLPPQFFAVTVTTVAENLAQLMYSVMMTGYMFKNAQYRLDLQQSLEQVALPDAQEENKDEPDYAPGTQKNVSGEVIRWNNVSGPERIDAKKYIELLEAEIEELNSQVGRKSANGQNELLEYLKSLEPLNLKDLTSSAGEDAVLAMNTFIKRLLAVSGPDQMKTSVTETSAPELAKLLYWLMVVGYGIRNIEVRFDMERVLGAPPKLAELPPGENV; this is encoded by the exons ATGGTTTCGTTGACAGTGACGGGCTCCTTTGTATCtaaattatcttcttcttcgaACAGCTCAACAGTTCTTGTCTCGACTCGATCTCGACTATGTTCTTCAGTTTGTTTTCCAGGAAACAAGGGGAGCTACTGTAGTGAAAGGAGGTTTGGCTTTCGAGTTAAGGCTTACGATTCTTCTAAGAATGACTCttcttctaataataataactctGGTGACGCCAAGCCGCCTAATGGTACTATG ccAAAGACCAGGAGGGAAATTCTATTGGAATATGTCAAAAATGTTCAGCCTGAGTTCATGGAGCTTTTTGTAAAACGAGCACCCCAGcag GTTGTTGATGCGATGAGACAGACAGTGGCTAATATGATTGGGACTCTGCCTCCGCAGTTTTTCGCTGTAACAGTTACTACT GTGGCTGAAAATCTTGCGCAGCTCATGTATAGTGTTATGATGACGGGCTATATGTTCAAGAATGCACAATACCGGTTGGATTTGCAACAAAGTTTGGAGCAGGTTGCACTTCCTGATGCACAAGAAGAAAATAAG GATGAGCCAGATTATGCACCTGGTACACAGAAAAATGTGTCTGGTGAAGTTATTCGGTGGAATAATGTTTCCGGCCCTGAAAGAATTGATGCTAAAAAATACATCGAGTTACTTGAAGCGGAGATTGAAGAACTCAATAGTCAAGTTGGCAGAAAATCTGCAAATGGACAGAATGAATTATTGGAATATCTCAAGTCTCTTGAGCCCCTAAATTTGAAG GATTTGACAAGCAGTGCTGGAGAGGATGCTGTTCTTGCAATGAACACGTTCATCAAGCGTCTTTTGGCTGTTTCAGGTCCCGACCAAATGAAG ACATCTGTAACAGAGACTAGTGCACCAGAGCTTGCAAAGCTGCTTTATTGGTTGATGGTGGTTGGGTACGGCATTCGCAACATTGAAGTCCGTTTTGACATGGAGCGAGTACTTGGTGCACCTCCAAAGCTTGCAGAGTTACCACCTGGAGAAAATGTTTAA